The Bos taurus isolate L1 Dominette 01449 registration number 42190680 breed Hereford chromosome 18, ARS-UCD2.0, whole genome shotgun sequence genome has a window encoding:
- the LOC112441491 gene encoding zinc finger protein 548-like isoform X1: MTPAQGLVVFEDVAIYFSQEEWGLLDEAQRLLYCQVMVQNIALLSSVGCRHATQDEEALSEQHDVAARSQVKTPKPGPCIQKPHPSKTCSPLLKDTLCLAGHGGTQPEQEVSACGESPSQHPKEPHQRRLPGWGEGKTCCVKNDSVHVTDETWPCRERGQEFLAQSSTLQHQTPHTEGKLHSNMEGRAASESGQDDDKCSDCGKTFSQEHTIVEHQKNLCCESGKTFIRKFHLVQQQKTDTETRLSEQLGCGRFSAQKSGFTAHHRVHTRLVPYECSQCGKCVKDSFTLTVHQRVHTGEKPYKCSKCGKFFRYSFTLKRHQGVHIGEKTYECSVCKKFFVDSSRLIIHQRVHTRGRRFECSKCGKFFRYHFTLERHQKAHTGERPYECGICGKLFRHNSNHIRHRRNHTGERPYECTVCGRVFSQNSHLIRHQNVHTREKTYQCSKCGKFFVDSSTLIIHQRVHTGEKPYECRECGKVFRYNSSLIKHRRVHTGERPYECVSCGRGFSQNSHLLRHQEVHTKEYCKQGRLQSKV; encoded by the exons GGCCTTGTGGTCTTTGAGGACGTGGCCATATATTTCTCCCAGGAGGAGTGGGGACTTCTTGATGAGGCTCAGAGACTCCTGTACTGCCAAGTTATGGTGCAGAACATTGCACTTCTGTCCTCCGTGG GTTGCCGGCATGCCACCCAGGATGAGGAGGCCCTTTCAGAGCAGCATGATGTGGCTGCAAGGTCACAGGTCAAGACTCCAAAGCCAGGCCCATGCATCCAGAAGCCTCACCCCTCTAAGACATGCAGCCCACTCTTGAAAGACACCTTATGCCTGGCTGGGCACGGTGGGACACAGCCTGAGCAGGAGGTGTCCGCATGTGGGGAgagtccttcccagcatccaaAGGAGCCACATCAAAGGAGACTCCCTGGATGGGGTGAGGGGAAGACTTGCTGTGTGAAGAATGACAGTGTTCACGTGACAGACGAGACCTGGCCATGTCGGGAGAGAGGGCAGGAGTTCCTAGCCCAATCCAGCACTCTCCAGCACCAGACCCCTCACACAGAAGGGAAACTGCACAGCAACATGGAGGGCAGGGCAGCCTCTGAAAGTGGGCAGGATGATGACAAGTGCAGTGACTGTGGGAAGACCTTTAGCCAAGAACACACAATTGTTGAGCACCAGAAAAACCTTTGCTGTGAAAGCGGGAAGACCTTCATCAGAAAGTTCCACCTGGTTCAGCAGCAGAAAACTGACACTGAGACAAGACTCTCTGAGCAGCTTGGATGTGGAAGGTTCTCTGCACAAAAGTCTGGCTTCACTGCACACCATCGAGTTCACACTAGGTTAGTGCCTTATGAGTGCAGCCAGTGTGGGAAGTGCGTTAAGGACAGCTTCACACTCACTGttcatcagagagttcacacGGGAGAAAAGCCATATAAATGCAGcaaatgtgggaaattctttaGGTACAGCTTCACGCTCAAAAGACATCAGGGAGTTCATATTGGAGAAAAAACATATGAGTGCAGCGTGTGCAAGAAATTTTTTGTAGACAGCTCCAGGCTCATTAttcatcagagagttcacactCGGGGAAGGCGTTTTGAATGCAGcaaatgtgggaaattctttaGGTACCACTTCACACTTGAGAGGCATCAGAAAGCGCACACTGGAGAAAGGCCTTATGAGTGCGGCATATGCGGGAAACTCTTTAGGCATAACTCAAATCACATCAGGCATCGGAGAAACCACACTGGAGAAAGACCTTATGAATGCACTGTATGTGGTAGAGTCTTCAGTCAAAACTCCCACCTCATTCGGCACCAAAACGTCCACACCAGAGAAAAAACTTATCAATGTAGCAAATGCGGGAAGTTCTTTGTGGACAGCTCCACCCTCATTATTCATCAAAGAGtccacactggagaaaagccttatGAGTGCAGAGAATGTGGGAAGGTCTTCAGGTACAACTCCAGCCTCATTAAACATCGGCGAGTTCACACTGGGGAAAGGCCTTATGAATGCGTCAGCTGTGGGAGAGGCTTTAGCCAAAACTCCCACCTCCTTCGACACCAAGAAGTTCACACTAAAGAGTACTGCAAACAGGGAAGACTTCAAAGCAAAGTCTGA
- the LOC112441491 gene encoding zinc finger protein OZF-like isoform X2, which translates to MTGDRSRGDDAGSGCRHATQDEEALSEQHDVAARSQVKTPKPGPCIQKPHPSKTCSPLLKDTLCLAGHGGTQPEQEVSACGESPSQHPKEPHQRRLPGWGEGKTCCVKNDSVHVTDETWPCRERGQEFLAQSSTLQHQTPHTEGKLHSNMEGRAASESGQDDDKCSDCGKTFSQEHTIVEHQKNLCCESGKTFIRKFHLVQQQKTDTETRLSEQLGCGRFSAQKSGFTAHHRVHTRLVPYECSQCGKCVKDSFTLTVHQRVHTGEKPYKCSKCGKFFRYSFTLKRHQGVHIGEKTYECSVCKKFFVDSSRLIIHQRVHTRGRRFECSKCGKFFRYHFTLERHQKAHTGERPYECGICGKLFRHNSNHIRHRRNHTGERPYECTVCGRVFSQNSHLIRHQNVHTREKTYQCSKCGKFFVDSSTLIIHQRVHTGEKPYECRECGKVFRYNSSLIKHRRVHTGERPYECVSCGRGFSQNSHLLRHQEVHTKEYCKQGRLQSKV; encoded by the coding sequence GTTGCCGGCATGCCACCCAGGATGAGGAGGCCCTTTCAGAGCAGCATGATGTGGCTGCAAGGTCACAGGTCAAGACTCCAAAGCCAGGCCCATGCATCCAGAAGCCTCACCCCTCTAAGACATGCAGCCCACTCTTGAAAGACACCTTATGCCTGGCTGGGCACGGTGGGACACAGCCTGAGCAGGAGGTGTCCGCATGTGGGGAgagtccttcccagcatccaaAGGAGCCACATCAAAGGAGACTCCCTGGATGGGGTGAGGGGAAGACTTGCTGTGTGAAGAATGACAGTGTTCACGTGACAGACGAGACCTGGCCATGTCGGGAGAGAGGGCAGGAGTTCCTAGCCCAATCCAGCACTCTCCAGCACCAGACCCCTCACACAGAAGGGAAACTGCACAGCAACATGGAGGGCAGGGCAGCCTCTGAAAGTGGGCAGGATGATGACAAGTGCAGTGACTGTGGGAAGACCTTTAGCCAAGAACACACAATTGTTGAGCACCAGAAAAACCTTTGCTGTGAAAGCGGGAAGACCTTCATCAGAAAGTTCCACCTGGTTCAGCAGCAGAAAACTGACACTGAGACAAGACTCTCTGAGCAGCTTGGATGTGGAAGGTTCTCTGCACAAAAGTCTGGCTTCACTGCACACCATCGAGTTCACACTAGGTTAGTGCCTTATGAGTGCAGCCAGTGTGGGAAGTGCGTTAAGGACAGCTTCACACTCACTGttcatcagagagttcacacGGGAGAAAAGCCATATAAATGCAGcaaatgtgggaaattctttaGGTACAGCTTCACGCTCAAAAGACATCAGGGAGTTCATATTGGAGAAAAAACATATGAGTGCAGCGTGTGCAAGAAATTTTTTGTAGACAGCTCCAGGCTCATTAttcatcagagagttcacactCGGGGAAGGCGTTTTGAATGCAGcaaatgtgggaaattctttaGGTACCACTTCACACTTGAGAGGCATCAGAAAGCGCACACTGGAGAAAGGCCTTATGAGTGCGGCATATGCGGGAAACTCTTTAGGCATAACTCAAATCACATCAGGCATCGGAGAAACCACACTGGAGAAAGACCTTATGAATGCACTGTATGTGGTAGAGTCTTCAGTCAAAACTCCCACCTCATTCGGCACCAAAACGTCCACACCAGAGAAAAAACTTATCAATGTAGCAAATGCGGGAAGTTCTTTGTGGACAGCTCCACCCTCATTATTCATCAAAGAGtccacactggagaaaagccttatGAGTGCAGAGAATGTGGGAAGGTCTTCAGGTACAACTCCAGCCTCATTAAACATCGGCGAGTTCACACTGGGGAAAGGCCTTATGAATGCGTCAGCTGTGGGAGAGGCTTTAGCCAAAACTCCCACCTCCTTCGACACCAAGAAGTTCACACTAAAGAGTACTGCAAACAGGGAAGACTTCAAAGCAAAGTCTGA